In Kitasatospora sp. NBC_00240, the following are encoded in one genomic region:
- a CDS encoding MMPL family transporter translates to MSSLLGRLGGAAAARPWRTLVAWLLLLTAAFALALTVGGTPRDSYRVPGTRSQAGADLLAERFPEMSGAGARVVVHDRTGARVPDAVLGELAGRLAGLRGTPIVAPPVFSESGDTALIALTYRIPVTSFEGSEGLDALRAAAEPVEHSGLQVEFGGQLPENFSAPSGTAEAIGIVAALIILVLALGTVVSAGLPLIVALAGLGLGSAVIYLLAAVTDISATAPTVASMVGLGVGIDYALLLVSRHVEGLRKGLTPQRAAAEATATAGSSVVVAGSTVLVSLFGLKLAGLATYSSFGYATFAVVGAVMLASLTLVPALCSLAGQRLLRRAERRGEGKSAAEPVGPTRTERWARLIGRRPVAAALASLVVMLALAAPMLAMRTWPQDAGIQAESNTTRKAYDLVSAGYGPGANGPLLVTVDLRKVAAAELPAIAARLQADPGVAAVAPALVNGAGDAAVVSVQPRTGPQDTRTQQLLDRMRSGLLPQGAEVTGVVAVFSDISDRLASRLWVVVPFVVALSLILLTLLFRAPVIAVKAAAMNLLSVAAAYGVMTAVFQTDAGAELLGLPHSVPVSSWVPILMFTVLFGLSMDYEVFLLSRVREDWLATGDARGSVVRGLSATGRVISSAAAIMVAVFIGFAIDPDVTVKMMGVGMAAAVLVDATIVRLVLVPATMTLLGRANWWLPAWLDRLLPELRIEHGDGPAPAVRERERVGV, encoded by the coding sequence ATGTCCTCCCTCCTCGGCCGCCTCGGCGGCGCCGCGGCGGCCAGACCGTGGCGCACCCTGGTCGCCTGGCTGCTGCTCCTCACCGCGGCCTTCGCCCTCGCGCTCACCGTCGGCGGCACGCCGCGCGACTCCTACCGGGTGCCCGGCACCCGCTCGCAGGCCGGCGCCGATCTGCTGGCCGAGCGCTTCCCCGAGATGTCCGGGGCCGGGGCCCGGGTCGTGGTCCACGACCGCACCGGAGCCCGGGTGCCGGACGCGGTGCTGGGCGAGCTGGCCGGCCGGCTGGCCGGGCTGCGGGGCACCCCGATCGTGGCGCCGCCGGTGTTCTCGGAGTCCGGCGACACCGCGCTGATCGCCCTGACCTACCGGATACCCGTCACCTCCTTCGAGGGCTCGGAGGGCCTGGACGCGCTGCGCGCGGCCGCCGAGCCGGTCGAACACAGCGGCCTGCAGGTCGAGTTCGGCGGTCAGCTGCCGGAGAACTTCTCCGCGCCCTCGGGCACCGCCGAGGCGATCGGCATCGTCGCGGCCCTGATCATCCTGGTGCTCGCGCTCGGCACCGTGGTCTCGGCGGGTCTGCCGCTGATCGTCGCGCTGGCCGGCCTGGGCCTCGGCAGCGCGGTGATCTACCTGCTCGCCGCGGTCACCGACATCAGCGCCACCGCGCCCACCGTCGCCAGCATGGTCGGCCTCGGGGTCGGCATCGACTACGCGCTGCTGCTGGTCAGCCGCCATGTCGAGGGCCTGCGCAAGGGGCTGACCCCGCAGCGGGCCGCGGCCGAGGCGACCGCCACGGCCGGCTCCTCGGTGGTGGTGGCCGGCTCCACCGTCCTGGTGTCGCTGTTCGGCCTGAAGCTGGCCGGGCTGGCCACCTACTCCTCCTTCGGCTACGCGACCTTCGCGGTGGTCGGCGCGGTGATGCTGGCCTCGCTCACCCTTGTTCCGGCGCTCTGCTCGCTGGCCGGCCAACGGCTGCTGCGCCGGGCCGAGCGGCGCGGCGAGGGGAAGTCCGCCGCCGAGCCGGTCGGCCCGACCCGTACCGAGCGCTGGGCCCGGCTGATCGGCCGGCGGCCGGTGGCGGCGGCGCTGGCCTCGCTGGTGGTGATGCTGGCGCTGGCCGCGCCGATGCTGGCGATGCGCACCTGGCCGCAGGACGCCGGCATCCAGGCCGAGTCCAACACCACCCGCAAGGCGTACGACCTGGTGTCCGCCGGGTACGGGCCGGGCGCGAACGGGCCGCTGCTGGTCACGGTCGACCTGCGCAAGGTGGCGGCTGCCGAGCTTCCCGCGATCGCGGCCCGGCTGCAGGCCGATCCGGGTGTCGCGGCGGTGGCCCCGGCGCTGGTGAACGGCGCGGGGGACGCGGCCGTGGTCTCGGTCCAGCCGCGGACCGGCCCGCAGGACACCCGCACCCAGCAGCTGCTGGACCGGATGCGCTCCGGCCTGCTGCCGCAGGGCGCCGAGGTGACCGGGGTGGTGGCGGTCTTCTCCGACATCTCGGACCGGTTGGCGTCCCGGCTCTGGGTGGTGGTCCCGTTCGTGGTGGCGCTGTCGCTGATCCTGCTGACGCTGCTGTTCCGGGCGCCGGTGATCGCGGTGAAGGCGGCGGCGATGAACCTGCTCTCGGTGGCCGCCGCTTACGGCGTGATGACGGCGGTCTTCCAGACCGACGCGGGGGCGGAACTGCTCGGCCTGCCGCACTCGGTGCCGGTGTCCTCCTGGGTGCCGATCCTGATGTTCACGGTGCTGTTCGGCCTCTCGATGGACTACGAGGTCTTCCTGCTCTCCCGGGTCCGTGAGGACTGGCTGGCCACCGGGGACGCCCGCGGCAGCGTGGTGCGCGGGCTCTCCGCGACCGGCCGGGTGATCAGCAGCGCGGCGGCCATCATGGTGGCGGTCTTCATCGGGTTCGCGATCGACCCGGACGTGACCGTCAAGATGATGGGTGTCGGCATGGCGGCCGCCGTGCTGGTCGACGCGACGATCGTCCGGCTCGTCCTCGTCCCGGCGACGATGACCCTGCTCGGCCGCGCCAACTGGTGGCTGCCGGCCTGGCTGGACCGCCTGCTGCCCGAGCTGCGGATCGAGCACGGGGACGGCCCGGCGCCGGCAGTCAGGGAGCGCGAGCGGGTCGGCGTCTGA
- a CDS encoding BTAD domain-containing putative transcriptional regulator → MVRITVLGSLAAEVGGDRVGLGGPRQRGVLAQLLAARGEVVHVDRIIEDLWQGRPPAKAAASVQAYVSNLRRLLEPRRGPREPARLLVSEPPGYALRLPAGSVDAWRFGQLLEEVRAEPRAGAALALLDEALALWRGAAYAEFADEPWAVGESARLTELRLAAREHRTALAVRLGRPDEAAVEARALTDEDPLREEGWRLLALALWHTGRQAEALDVLRRARAVLAEELGLDPGPALAGLESAILQQRTELLGTGPLGTGPPGAELLGAELLGVARPAQEQVQAQARAQEQALAPADRRPVPAVVDRAAAGHSVADRPVLGGTVLGGTVFGGGVVDGLPGRWVPGGRPVEPWRPTRPPAGPLFVGREAELLALRRAAAEAAGGGPAVAIVTGEAGAGKSTLLAHLHAELAAAGWRTASGRCPESEGAPPAWAWTEALRDLARQAPPDGDLAVALAPVLDQGLGPDPGPYGDRDRTPGTVQAFAVSAPTVTGSTSVAGAATGRDDVLRQPGGSVAFRPPGGLFAGRPGEPGPDHRGPDHRGPGHSGREAVRTLGTPTPTPMPEARTPHGRPLTTRTPDARTAENRTPWSRSDALVGRFRLHRAVGDWLHRAAADRPVAIVLDDLHAADRETRDLLTDLAGGPPTPGLLLVLAHRPGEGELTDALAVLARRSPHRIPLAGLREADAGRLIGSVCAAAVDPGTVHALADRTGGNPFYLLESARLLAREGALVAVHEVPQGVRDVLRRRFDRLPPTAVAALRLAAVVGREADAEVLLRASDADEDELLEALEAAVEGGLLTEPRPGTVRFNHALVRDTLYADLGGLRRARLHGRVAEALRELRPDRIQALAHHYTQAATSATAGLAVDYCVRAAEAAERRYAHETSAALLRQALDSFDRLPPDGGDREARRTALLADLLRAQVRMGAVAAATETKATALRLAREAGRHDLLIDAWTAWTEPTPWVTHPYGSFDQAAVDSITALLDHPGMPAATRCRLLDALTYELDCSGRPEGWEAAAEALAIARAEGDPRLLAMALAAQARVHDYELASDLRGATAAELARVATEHDLPAYRWHAEYLASSVAATAGDLPALRAHVEAAREIAESYGLAELLDVGNGQLAMLASAAGRTEEAQRLYALTVAGLRARGSVHAEGFAALATVVMALQEGRLAAQLPLIEHMRTVYGALAADIHALALVALGRPAEARAARAEPTVLPPDYYRSLFLTVRAMAVIALDERAEAAELIEDLLPLRDLVAGSASTSIALRPVAQSLGELTLLLGRPEEAAGHFRQAAAVARRWESAAWTAEAERALAELGPLH, encoded by the coding sequence ATGGTGCGGATAACGGTGCTGGGGTCCCTGGCTGCGGAGGTCGGCGGCGACCGGGTCGGTCTCGGTGGTCCGCGCCAGCGCGGTGTGCTCGCACAACTGCTCGCCGCCCGGGGCGAGGTCGTCCACGTCGACCGGATCATCGAGGACCTCTGGCAGGGCCGGCCGCCCGCCAAGGCCGCCGCCTCCGTCCAGGCGTACGTCTCCAACCTCCGCCGGCTGCTCGAACCCCGGCGCGGCCCGCGCGAACCCGCCCGGCTGCTGGTCAGCGAGCCGCCCGGCTACGCCCTCCGGCTGCCGGCCGGTTCGGTGGACGCCTGGCGCTTCGGGCAGCTGCTGGAGGAGGTCCGGGCGGAGCCCCGGGCCGGTGCCGCGCTCGCCCTGCTGGACGAGGCCCTGGCCCTCTGGCGGGGCGCCGCCTACGCCGAGTTCGCCGACGAGCCGTGGGCCGTCGGCGAGAGCGCCCGGCTGACCGAGCTGCGGCTCGCCGCCCGCGAGCACCGCACCGCCCTCGCCGTCCGGCTCGGCCGGCCCGACGAGGCCGCCGTCGAGGCCCGGGCCCTCACCGACGAGGACCCGCTGCGCGAGGAGGGCTGGCGGCTGCTCGCCCTCGCCCTCTGGCACACCGGCCGCCAGGCCGAGGCATTGGACGTGCTGCGCCGGGCCAGGGCTGTTCTGGCCGAGGAGCTGGGCCTGGATCCGGGGCCCGCCCTGGCCGGCCTGGAGTCCGCGATCCTCCAGCAGCGCACCGAGCTGCTGGGCACCGGGCCGCTGGGCACCGGGCCGCCGGGCGCCGAGCTGCTGGGCGCCGAGCTGCTGGGCGTCGCCAGGCCCGCCCAGGAGCAGGTCCAGGCTCAGGCCCGGGCTCAGGAACAGGCCTTGGCGCCCGCGGACCGCCGCCCGGTTCCGGCCGTGGTCGACCGCGCGGCCGCCGGACACTCGGTGGCCGACCGGCCGGTCCTCGGCGGGACGGTCCTCGGCGGGACGGTCTTCGGCGGTGGAGTCGTCGACGGTCTGCCCGGCCGTTGGGTCCCCGGCGGGCGGCCCGTGGAGCCGTGGCGGCCCACGCGGCCGCCGGCCGGCCCGCTCTTCGTCGGCCGCGAGGCCGAGCTGCTGGCACTGCGCCGGGCCGCCGCCGAGGCGGCCGGCGGCGGCCCGGCCGTCGCGATCGTCACCGGCGAGGCCGGGGCCGGCAAGTCCACCCTGCTCGCCCACCTGCACGCGGAACTGGCCGCCGCCGGCTGGCGGACGGCGAGCGGCCGCTGCCCGGAGAGCGAGGGCGCCCCGCCGGCCTGGGCCTGGACCGAGGCGCTGCGCGACCTTGCCCGTCAGGCGCCCCCGGACGGCGACCTGGCCGTGGCGCTGGCACCCGTCCTGGACCAGGGCCTGGGCCCGGACCCGGGCCCGTACGGGGACCGGGACCGCACCCCGGGCACCGTCCAGGCCTTCGCGGTGTCGGCGCCGACCGTCACGGGCAGTACCTCGGTGGCCGGAGCCGCCACCGGCCGGGACGACGTCCTGCGGCAGCCGGGCGGGTCCGTGGCCTTCCGTCCGCCCGGCGGCCTGTTCGCGGGTCGGCCGGGGGAGCCGGGCCCGGACCACCGGGGCCCGGACCACCGGGGCCCGGGTCACTCGGGCCGGGAGGCCGTCCGCACCCTCGGCACGCCCACGCCCACGCCCATGCCCGAAGCCCGCACGCCCCACGGCCGGCCGCTCACCACCCGGACGCCGGACGCCCGCACCGCGGAGAACCGCACCCCCTGGAGCCGCTCCGACGCCCTGGTCGGGCGGTTCCGGCTGCACCGGGCCGTCGGCGACTGGCTGCACCGGGCCGCCGCCGACCGGCCGGTGGCGATCGTGCTGGACGACCTGCACGCCGCCGACCGGGAGACCCGAGACCTGCTCACCGACCTGGCCGGCGGGCCGCCCACCCCCGGGCTGCTGCTGGTGCTGGCACACCGCCCCGGCGAGGGCGAACTCACCGACGCCCTGGCGGTCCTGGCCCGCCGCTCGCCGCACCGGATCCCGTTGGCCGGGCTCCGGGAGGCCGACGCGGGCCGCCTGATCGGCTCGGTCTGCGCGGCCGCCGTCGACCCGGGGACGGTGCACGCGCTGGCCGACCGGACCGGCGGCAACCCGTTCTACCTGCTGGAGAGCGCCCGGCTGCTGGCCCGTGAAGGGGCCCTGGTCGCCGTCCACGAGGTGCCGCAGGGTGTCCGGGACGTGCTGCGCCGCCGGTTCGACCGGCTGCCGCCGACCGCGGTGGCCGCCCTGCGGCTGGCCGCCGTGGTCGGCCGCGAGGCGGACGCCGAGGTGCTGCTGCGCGCCTCGGACGCCGACGAGGACGAGCTGCTCGAAGCGCTGGAGGCCGCCGTCGAGGGCGGCCTGCTGACCGAACCCCGGCCCGGCACCGTCCGGTTCAACCACGCCCTGGTCCGCGACACCCTGTACGCCGACCTCGGCGGACTGCGCCGGGCCCGGCTGCACGGCCGGGTCGCCGAGGCGCTGCGCGAGCTGCGTCCCGACCGGATCCAGGCCTTGGCGCACCACTACACCCAGGCCGCCACGAGTGCCACGGCCGGCCTGGCGGTCGACTACTGCGTCCGCGCGGCCGAGGCGGCCGAGCGCCGCTACGCCCACGAGACCTCCGCCGCGCTGCTCCGGCAGGCCCTGGACAGCTTCGACCGACTGCCCCCGGACGGCGGCGACCGTGAGGCCCGGCGCACCGCGCTGCTCGCCGACCTGCTGCGCGCCCAGGTGAGGATGGGCGCGGTGGCCGCCGCGACCGAGACCAAGGCGACCGCGCTGCGCCTGGCCCGCGAGGCCGGCCGCCACGACCTGCTGATCGACGCCTGGACGGCCTGGACCGAGCCCACCCCCTGGGTCACCCACCCGTACGGCAGCTTCGACCAGGCGGCCGTCGACTCGATCACCGCGCTGCTGGACCACCCCGGCATGCCGGCCGCCACCCGCTGCCGGCTGCTCGACGCGCTCACCTACGAACTCGACTGCTCCGGCCGCCCGGAGGGGTGGGAGGCGGCCGCCGAGGCACTGGCGATCGCCCGGGCCGAGGGCGACCCGCGGCTGCTCGCGATGGCGCTGGCCGCGCAGGCCCGGGTGCACGACTACGAACTCGCCTCCGACCTGCGCGGGGCGACGGCCGCCGAACTCGCCCGGGTGGCCACCGAGCACGACCTGCCGGCCTACCGCTGGCACGCCGAGTACCTGGCCTCCTCGGTGGCGGCGACCGCGGGCGACCTGCCGGCGCTGCGGGCCCATGTCGAGGCCGCCCGGGAGATCGCCGAGTCGTACGGGCTGGCCGAACTCCTCGACGTCGGCAACGGGCAGCTGGCCATGCTGGCCTCCGCCGCCGGCCGCACCGAGGAGGCGCAGCGGCTGTACGCCCTGACCGTGGCCGGACTGCGGGCCCGCGGCTCGGTGCACGCCGAGGGGTTCGCCGCGCTGGCCACCGTGGTGATGGCCCTGCAGGAGGGCCGGCTGGCCGCCCAGCTGCCGCTGATCGAGCACATGCGCACCGTCTACGGGGCGTTGGCCGCCGACATCCACGCGCTCGCCCTGGTCGCCCTCGGCCGGCCGGCCGAGGCCCGGGCGGCCCGCGCCGAGCCGACCGTCCTGCCGCCGGACTACTACCGTTCCCTGTTCCTCACCGTGCGGGCGATGGCCGTGATCGCGCTGGACGAGCGCGCGGAGGCGGCCGAGCTGATCGAGGACCTGCTCCCGCTGCGCGACCTGGTGGCGGGCAGCGCCAGCACCTCCATCGCACTCCGGCCGGTCGCCCAGTCGCTGGGTGAGCTGACCCTGCTGCTGGGCCGGCCGGAGGAGGCCGCCGGGCACTTCCGGCAGGCCGCCGCGGTGGCCCGGCGCTGGGAGTCGGCGGCCTGGACGGCGGAGGCCGAACGCGCGCTCGCGGAGCTCGGCCCGCTGCACTGA
- a CDS encoding group III truncated hemoglobin — MTPPRPARPAAEPGGAAGATRAAARPDIATRADLETLLRRFYLAAFADPLIGPYFTEIAGLDLDAHLPHITDFWESALLRTTSYRRNAFTPHAALHEHRPMTAEHFGRWVQLWTAAVDGLHAGPVAERAKAQGERIAVNLLRRTSGGSTDAPEGAGGGFVPLSAVLLRS; from the coding sequence ATGACGCCGCCGCGCCCGGCCCGACCAGCCGCCGAACCCGGTGGTGCGGCCGGTGCGACCCGCGCCGCGGCCCGGCCGGACATCGCGACCCGCGCCGACCTCGAAACGCTGCTGCGCCGCTTCTACCTGGCGGCCTTCGCCGATCCGCTGATCGGCCCGTACTTCACCGAGATCGCCGGGCTGGACCTGGACGCGCACCTGCCGCACATCACCGACTTCTGGGAGAGCGCGCTGCTGCGCACCACCTCCTACCGCCGCAACGCCTTCACCCCGCACGCCGCGCTGCACGAGCACCGGCCGATGACCGCCGAGCACTTCGGACGCTGGGTGCAGCTGTGGACCGCCGCCGTGGACGGTCTGCACGCCGGCCCGGTGGCCGAGCGGGCCAAGGCCCAGGGCGAACGGATCGCCGTGAATCTGCTGCGCCGAACCTCCGGCGGGTCCACCGACGCCCCGGAGGGCGCCGGCGGCGGGTTCGTCCCGCTGTCGGCGGTGCTGCTGCGCAGCTGA
- a CDS encoding aldo/keto reductase gives MTYLAADDRYTSMTYRRAGHSGVQLPAVSLGLWHNFGDTQPLEVQRAVLRRAFDRGITHFDLANNYGPPYGSAERNFGYLFAQDFRPYRDELFIASKAGYDMWPGPYGDGGSRKYLLASLDQSLDRMGLDYVDVFYSHRFDPDTPLEETMGALDTAVRSGRALYAGISNYPAQQHREAVAILRGLGTPMLLNQVSYSILNRAPEEGLLDAVGDTQTSLIAFSPLAQGLLTDRYLGGEVPAGSRMSVGHFLKEAALTGSKLEQLRALNKVAEGRGQSLAQLALAWVLRDPRVVSVIIGASSVRQLDQNIDALAGGPLSAEDLAEIDRLSR, from the coding sequence ATGACCTACCTCGCCGCGGACGACCGCTACACCTCGATGACCTACCGCCGTGCCGGGCACAGCGGTGTGCAGCTGCCCGCCGTCTCGCTGGGGCTGTGGCACAACTTCGGTGACACCCAGCCGCTGGAGGTGCAGCGCGCGGTGCTGCGCCGGGCCTTCGACCGGGGCATCACGCACTTCGACCTGGCCAACAACTACGGCCCGCCGTACGGCAGCGCCGAGCGCAACTTCGGTTACCTGTTCGCCCAGGACTTCCGTCCGTACCGGGACGAGCTGTTCATCGCCTCCAAGGCGGGCTACGACATGTGGCCGGGCCCCTACGGCGACGGCGGCTCCCGCAAGTACCTGCTGGCCAGCCTCGACCAGTCGCTCGACCGGATGGGCCTCGACTACGTCGACGTGTTCTACTCCCACCGCTTCGACCCCGACACCCCGCTGGAAGAGACCATGGGGGCGCTGGACACCGCCGTGCGCTCGGGCCGGGCGCTGTACGCGGGCATCTCCAACTACCCGGCGCAGCAGCACCGGGAGGCGGTGGCGATCCTGCGCGGGCTGGGCACGCCGATGCTGCTCAACCAGGTGAGCTACTCCATCCTGAACCGGGCGCCGGAGGAGGGCTTGCTGGACGCCGTCGGCGACACGCAGACCAGCCTGATCGCCTTCTCCCCGCTCGCCCAGGGTCTGCTGACCGACCGCTACCTCGGTGGCGAGGTGCCGGCCGGCTCCCGGATGTCGGTCGGCCACTTCCTCAAGGAGGCGGCGCTGACGGGTTCGAAGCTGGAGCAGCTGCGGGCCCTCAACAAGGTGGCCGAGGGCCGCGGGCAGAGCCTGGCGCAGCTGGCCCTGGCCTGGGTGCTGCGTGACCCGCGGGTGGTCTCGGTGATCATCGGCGCCAGCAGCGTCCGGCAGCTGGACCAGAACATCGACGCCCTGGCGGGCGGCCCGCTGTCGGCCGAGGACCTGGCCGAGATCGACCGCCTGAGCCGCTGA
- a CDS encoding LLM class flavin-dependent oxidoreductase — translation MASEVLWYIIPREGHYPWEPAGRRPVDLGYLQQLAGTVDRLGYTGALLATDLYDVWTLGSALAAATSTGFKPLLAVHPGLVAPTLLAKMALSFDHLHGGRLRFNVVNGSTEQLREYGLHVEHDDRYRLSAEYWSIVKRLTAGEVFDHKGEFYDLRNAGASLRELTPVQPGGIPLWFGGSSPAGIEMAAEHVDVYLTWGEPPHLLREKLAKVRERAAAHGRSLRIGLRLHLIVRDTEDQAWAAADRLLDVTSQATYARQLGNRGGEDGVGWQRQFRQHGGKVPAHARELETHPNLWPGMSLFRPGPGTAVVGSTAQVVERLQEFESLGVDTFILSGNPLLEEAHRVAETVLPALGINRR, via the coding sequence ATGGCCTCCGAAGTCCTCTGGTACATCATCCCGCGCGAGGGCCACTACCCGTGGGAGCCGGCCGGCCGCCGCCCGGTCGACCTCGGCTACCTCCAGCAACTCGCCGGCACCGTCGACCGCCTGGGCTACACCGGCGCCCTGCTCGCCACCGACCTGTACGACGTCTGGACGCTCGGCAGCGCGCTGGCGGCCGCGACCAGCACCGGCTTCAAGCCGCTGCTCGCCGTCCACCCCGGCCTGGTGGCGCCCACCCTGCTGGCGAAGATGGCGCTGAGCTTCGACCACCTGCACGGCGGCCGGCTGCGCTTCAACGTGGTGAACGGGTCCACCGAGCAGCTGCGGGAGTACGGCCTGCACGTCGAGCACGACGACCGGTACCGGCTCAGTGCCGAGTACTGGTCGATCGTCAAGCGCCTCACCGCCGGTGAGGTCTTCGACCACAAGGGCGAGTTCTACGACCTGAGGAACGCCGGCGCGAGCCTGCGCGAACTCACCCCCGTCCAGCCCGGCGGCATCCCGCTCTGGTTCGGCGGCAGCTCACCGGCCGGCATCGAGATGGCCGCCGAGCACGTCGACGTCTACCTCACCTGGGGCGAACCGCCGCACCTGCTCAGGGAGAAGCTGGCGAAGGTCCGCGAGCGAGCCGCGGCGCACGGCCGCAGTCTGCGGATCGGACTGCGCCTGCACCTGATCGTCCGGGACACCGAGGACCAGGCCTGGGCGGCCGCCGACCGGCTGCTCGACGTCACCAGCCAGGCCACCTACGCCCGGCAGCTCGGCAACCGCGGCGGCGAGGACGGCGTCGGCTGGCAGCGGCAGTTCCGCCAGCACGGCGGCAAGGTCCCGGCGCACGCACGGGAGTTGGAGACCCACCCGAACCTCTGGCCGGGCATGAGCCTGTTCCGTCCGGGCCCCGGCACGGCCGTGGTCGGCAGCACCGCCCAAGTGGTGGAGCGGCTCCAGGAGTTCGAGTCGCTCGGCGTCGACACCTTCATCCTCTCCGGCAACCCGCTGCTGGAGGAGGCCCACCGGGTCGCCGAGACCGTCCTGCCCGCGCTGGGGATCAACCGGCGATGA
- a CDS encoding ABC transporter substrate-binding protein, with amino-acid sequence MTVTIGVHSSNPSLYHLARLDFLAEELAPLGESGVFHHYTDGTRTGALLADGTIDLGGTGSTPPVTAQAAGHDLVYTAVSAPRPDHGALLVLADGPVTGITGLKGGTVVLGIGSWQTHLLAKALHVEGLSYAEDVRPVRPAPGSDPAAQLRAGEIAGWIAQGAELAAALRTGEFRVLVRTGDVITDRSVFFARRDFAEGRPDVVAAITAALARADAWVAANPAEAAAIAAADLGGSTEDWLTALTALPWRLEPATAAFVAEQQEAADIFHAVGFIDRTITVADAHLPALEAPVAAALAKAV; translated from the coding sequence ATGACCGTCACCATCGGTGTCCACAGCAGCAACCCGTCCCTCTACCACCTCGCCCGCCTGGACTTCCTCGCCGAGGAATTGGCGCCGCTCGGTGAGAGCGGCGTCTTCCACCACTACACGGACGGCACCCGCACCGGCGCCCTGCTCGCCGACGGCACCATCGACCTCGGCGGCACCGGCTCCACCCCGCCGGTCACCGCCCAGGCCGCCGGCCACGACCTGGTCTACACGGCGGTCTCGGCGCCGCGCCCCGACCACGGCGCGCTGCTCGTCCTGGCCGACGGCCCGGTCACCGGTATCACCGGGCTCAAGGGCGGCACCGTCGTCCTCGGCATCGGCTCCTGGCAGACCCACCTGCTCGCCAAGGCGCTGCACGTCGAGGGCCTGTCGTACGCCGAGGACGTCCGGCCGGTCCGCCCGGCTCCCGGCTCCGACCCGGCCGCGCAGCTGCGGGCCGGCGAGATCGCCGGCTGGATCGCCCAGGGTGCCGAACTGGCGGCCGCGCTGCGGACCGGCGAGTTCCGCGTTCTGGTCCGTACCGGCGACGTGATCACCGACCGCTCGGTGTTCTTCGCCCGCCGCGACTTCGCCGAGGGCCGCCCCGACGTGGTCGCCGCGATCACCGCCGCGCTGGCCCGTGCCGACGCCTGGGTCGCGGCCAACCCCGCCGAGGCGGCCGCGATCGCCGCCGCCGACCTCGGGGGCAGCACCGAGGACTGGCTGACCGCCCTCACCGCACTGCCGTGGCGGCTGGAGCCCGCCACCGCCGCGTTCGTCGCCGAGCAGCAGGAGGCGGCCGACATCTTCCACGCTGTCGGTTTCATCGACCGGACGATCACCGTCGCGGACGCCCATCTCCCGGCGCTGGAGGCCCCCGTGGCCGCCGCGCTCGCGAAGGCGGTCTGA
- a CDS encoding ABC transporter ATP-binding protein, which yields MSRPTAPDPGAATPDHGAATPAVHLRGLRRTFGTRHVLDGVDLDIARGEFVALLGASGTGKTTLLRILGALDRADAGTVLVPPVRTVVFQEPRLVPSQRVLANVTIGLPRGAASRETGVRALAEVGLDRHADAWPATLSGGEAQRVALARALVREPQLLLLDEPFAALDALTRLRMQDLVGELVRKHRPAVLLVTHDVEEAIRLADRVAVLRDGALVTDETVEVARPRDSADPAFAGLRRRLLADLGVELPEPVSP from the coding sequence ATGAGCCGTCCGACCGCCCCCGACCCCGGCGCCGCCACCCCCGACCACGGCGCCGCCACCCCGGCCGTCCACCTGCGCGGCCTGCGCCGCACCTTCGGCACCCGGCACGTCCTGGACGGTGTCGACCTGGACATCGCCCGCGGCGAGTTCGTCGCCCTGCTCGGCGCCAGCGGCACCGGCAAGACCACCCTGCTGCGGATCCTCGGCGCGCTGGACCGGGCCGACGCCGGCACCGTGCTCGTCCCGCCGGTCCGCACGGTGGTCTTCCAGGAGCCGCGTCTGGTGCCCTCGCAGCGGGTGCTCGCCAACGTCACGATCGGCCTGCCGCGCGGCGCCGCCTCCCGGGAGACCGGGGTGCGGGCCCTGGCCGAGGTCGGGCTGGACCGGCACGCCGACGCCTGGCCGGCCACCCTCTCCGGCGGCGAGGCCCAGCGGGTCGCGCTGGCCCGGGCCCTCGTCCGTGAGCCGCAACTGCTCCTGCTGGACGAGCCGTTCGCCGCCCTCGACGCGCTGACCCGGCTGAGGATGCAGGACCTGGTCGGCGAGCTGGTCCGCAAGCACCGCCCGGCCGTGCTGCTGGTCACCCACGACGTGGAGGAGGCGATCCGGCTCGCCGACCGGGTCGCGGTGCTCCGCGACGGCGCGCTCGTCACCGACGAGACCGTCGAGGTGGCCCGCCCGCGCGACTCCGCCGACCCGGCCTTCGCCGGCCTTCGCCGCCGGCTGCTCGCGGACCTCGGCGTCGAGCTGCCCGAGCCCGTGAGTCCCTGA